In Nicotiana tabacum cultivar K326 chromosome 17, ASM71507v2, whole genome shotgun sequence, one DNA window encodes the following:
- the LOC142172132 gene encoding uncharacterized protein LOC142172132, whose amino-acid sequence MSKIEEIDRHVKAYIYNISYHRWSRVYATVNRIWTMTSNIAESLNAGVFTYLGEKYNKELEENKTLSQKMRVRALTDYIHTVIDGVKRFIVCLQNKRCSCGQFHLDELPCPHALAALRHRNESYENYCSPYYMRESLLQTYEISVDPLPDERK is encoded by the exons atgtcaaagattgaagagatCGACAGACATGTTAAAGCATACATATACAATATTAGCTATCACAGATGGTCTCGGGTATATGCTACAGTGAACAGAATATGGACGATGACATCAAACATTGCAGAGTCATTGAATGCG GGTGTGTTCACATACCTTGGggaaaaatacaacaaagagttgGAGGAAAATAAGACATTATCGCAGAAGATGAGA GTGAGGGCTTTAACAGATTACATCCATACTGTGATAGATGGTGTGAAGCGCTTCATTGTTTGCCTTCAAAACAAGAGATGTAGTTGTGGACAGTTCCATCTTGATGAACTTCCTTGTCCACATGCTTTGGCGGCTTTGAGGCACAGGAACGAGTCTTATGAAAACTATTGTTCTCCTTATTACATGAGGGAGAGCCTTCTGCAGACTTATGAAATATCAGTAGACCCGTTGCCtgatgaaagaaaatga